Within Melospiza georgiana isolate bMelGeo1 chromosome 33, bMelGeo1.pri, whole genome shotgun sequence, the genomic segment GAGGGGCTGGCAACGGCTGGGAGGGACCAGGAATGAGCCTGGAGTGGGAGGGACTGGGGTGGGAACTTCAGGAGTTCTTGGAGTGACTGATTCCCATTTGGAATGCGAGCAGtctggggattttggggtcatTTCAGGTGGGAGCTTCAGGAATTCTTGGGACGGCTGTTCCCACTTGTGATGGCATGGGTACtgagagggatttggggatccCTCAGCTGGAAATTCATGGAGAAGGGGCCGGGAATCGTTGGAGAACTGTTTGGAATAACTGGGGACGAATGCTTGGGATGGGAGGGATCTGAGGATTTTGGAGGTGGGAACTTCAGGAATTCTTGGAATGGGATGGATCTGGGGATCGCTGGAAGCCGGGGAAATCTGGGAATCTGGAGAATTGCCATCCAGATTCCCAAAGAATCCCCAGGAGTTGCTCCTGTAGCTGTGAGGCGCGGCCAGAATTTCCTGAATCCCGGGGGAATTTCCTGAATCCCGGGGGCATTTCCTGAGTCCCGGGGTGTAAATTCCCTCCCGTGTCGGGCCGTTGCCGTCTCCCCGCAGTAACTGCGAGGTGCTGACCACGCTGACCCCGGACACCGGGCGCATCCTGTCCAAGCTGCACACGGTGCAGCCCAAGGGCAAGATCACCTTCGGCACCGGCATCCGCGTGGCACACGtgagtgtccctgtcccggGAATTCCTGCGTGGGGGAAATTCGGGGTTTCCTTGTGGTGGAAATGGTGGGGGAGGCTGTGAAGCGTAAATCCGTGGGAATTCCACAGAATTCCACCAGAAATCCATGGAAATTCCACAAAAATCCACCAGAAATCCATGggaatttcacagaaatccACCAGAAATCCACGGGAATTCCACAGAATTCCACCAGAAATCCACGggaatttcacagaaatccACCAGAAATCCACCATAGATCCATGGGAATTCCACAAAAACCCATGGCAATTTCACAGAATTCCACCAGAAATTCATGGGAATTTCACAGAATTCCACCAGAAATCCATGGAAATCCACGATAAATCCATGGGAATTCCACAGAAATTCACCATAAATCCACTGAAATTTTACAGAAATTGGCCATAAATCCATGGGAATCTCAGAGAAATCCGTGGGAAACCACTGCAAATCCATGGGAATTCCACAGAAATCCACCATGAGCTCATGGAAATTTTACAGAAATCCATGGAAATCTACCATAAATCCATGGGATTTTCACCGAGTACCATGGGGATTTCACAGAAATCGGTGGAACCCCACCATAAATCCATGGGGATTTCACAGAAATCCACCATAAATCCATGGGAATTTCACAGGAACCCCACCCAAATCCCGGGATCTGGGTTGGGGGATCCCCATTTTCCCGGGAATGGGTTGGGGGGTCCCCGAtttcctgggagcagccccagaccCACTGTTTGCCTCTGGTGCAGCTGGCGCTGAAGCACCGGCAGGGCAAGAACCACAAGATGAGAATCATCGCCTTCGTGGGCAGCCCCGTGCACGACAGCGACAAGGACGTGAGTGCCGGGGGGGAGCGACACCGGGATCGGGGCTGGGATCACGGGATAACAACGGGATAACAACGGGAATAATGATGGGATCACTGCAggattgggtctgggaacacgGGATAACAACGGGATCAGCTCCCATGAAATCTGCGCTTAGCCCAGGACTGGGGGAGTCACAAGGGTGGATCCCTGTGGTGGATCCCTGAGCTGatccctgggatggatccctgGGCAGCCGATTCAGGCCCAAGTCTGGAATGTCAGTGGGGTCCGGGCGCTGGGCCAGGTCCCAGATCCCGCTGATCCCAGGGAactgctgcctctccctcccagctggTGAAGCTGGCCAAGCGTCTGAAGAAGGAGAAGGTCAACGTGGACATCATCAACTTCGGGGAGGAGGTGAGAGTCCTGGGAATTGCCACACTCCAGAGGGAATTCCGGGGCCTCTTGCAGCTCCGTGTTGGGGCTGGGAAACCCTGGGAATGAGGGCAGGCCTTGAGGGTTCTCCCTGGATCCcaaaccctccccagccccggtTCCTGCTGGGAACCTGCTGACAGTTGCATTTGCCAttcccagagccctcagcattcccaatcccccactcccagcccctcaccacccCACTCCCCcactcccagccctcagcacccCACTCCCGTCGCAGGAGGCCAACACGGAGAAGCTGACGGCATTCATCACGGCGCTCAACGGCAAGGATGGCAGCGGCTCCCACCTGGTGACGGTGCCGCCGGGGCCCAGCCTGGCCGACGCCCTCATCAGCTCCCCCATCCTGGCGGGCGAGGGCGGTGCCATGCTGGGCCTGGGCGCCTCCGACTTCGAGTTCGGCGTGGATCCCAGCGCTGACCCCGAGCTGGCTCTGgtagggaccccaaaatccccaaatgtcccaattccccaaatcctgctggggctgggcgcCTCCGACTTCGAGTTCGGCGTGGATCCCAGCGCTGACCCTGAGCTGGCTCTGgtagggaccccaaaatccccaaaatcacTGGGAATTGGGTGTTTCCAACATCAAAATCCCATAAAACCGCAAATCCCCGCAGCACTGAGCCCCGGGGCTCCcagccccctcctgccccccGTCCCTGGCTTTTCCCAGATCCCAAATCCGGGGTTTTGGGATTCTGCAGGCGCTGCAGGTGTCCCGTTTctcagagccccagccatgttTTGGGGTGTATTCCAAGCCCTGCTTTGGGGTGTATGCCCAGCCGTGTTTCGGGGTGTTTTGTCCCAGATCCCCAGCCCTGTTTTGGGGTGTATCCCAGTCCATTTCGGGGTGTTTTGTCGCGTTTCCCTGGTGCCAGTCGCTGTTTTGGGGCGTGTTTGCAGGCGCTGCGCGTGTCCATGGAGGAGCAGCGGCagcggcaggaggaggaggcgcgCAGGGCGGCCGCGGCCTCGGCGGCGGAGGCCGGCATCGGAGCCACCGGCGGAgatggtgaggggctgggattGATGGAAGtgatgggattgggaatgggatgggaatggaacTGGGAGCGGGACTGGGAACAGGATGGATGGGGTTGGGAACGGCATTGATGGGATGGGGTTTGCGAGATGGGAACAGGATTGATGGGTTTGGGAACGGGGGAAATTGGGAATGAGATGGATGAGATGGGACTtgtgggatgggaatgggatttaTGGGATGGGAGTGAGGAGGACTGAAAATCAGGATGGGCTCAGACGGGACATTGGGGATTTTAACCCTTCCCTGGGCGGGTGGGGACGCCCATTCCTGGGACACCCCTGGGTTCCCGGGCTATCCCATGCATTCCTGGCCGTTCCATGCATTCCTGCACACCCCGTGCATTCGTGCCTGCGCGCAGAGTCGGACGAGGCCCTGCTCAAGATGACCATCGGGCAGCCGGACTTTGGCCGCGCGGGGCTGCCGGACCTGAGCTCCATGAGCGAGGAGGAGCAGATCGCCTACGCCATGCAGATGTCCCTGCAGGGCGCCGGTGCGTGGGGGAACCGGGGGGAAAACCCCGGGAAAAACCTGGGAAAAACCTGGGATAACCCCGGGATtggggcctggggctgcccaggatCAGCTCGGGGTTGGTTTGGCTTTGCAGAGTTTGCCCAGGCCGAGGCGGCCGAGGTGGACAGCGGGGCGGCCATGGACACCTCCGAGCCCGCCAAGGTGGGGAGCGCCCGCAATTGCCAGCGTTACCAGCGCATTCCATCActcccatcccaatcccatcccgTCAATCCCATCCATCCCGTCAACCCCATCCCGTcaatcccatccatcccatcaaccccatcaatcccatcctcccatcccatcaatcccatcccacccaCAGAACAGGGACGGGGTCACCCTCAGCGttcttccatcccaaaccattccaggactCCCTGTCCTGCTTCCTTTGGGATTTTAGGGATGAGATCCTGGATCCTTCCctggattccccatccctgggagtgtccaggGCCCCCATTCCATACTCCAGTAACAATCCCAGTCCCTCTAGACCCATCTGGATCAGGATGATCCTGAATCCCCCAGAACGATCCCAGGTCCCCCCGACTGACCCCAAATCCTCCAGGACATTCCTGAATTCCCTGGGTTTTCCCGTGGATCTGgatgatcccaaatcccccgggatgatcccaaatcccccgATCCCACCCTTTCCCCCGCCATTCCCGCTGCGCTCCCCGCAGGAGGAGGACGACTACGACGTGATGCAGGACCCCGAGTTCCTGCAGAGCGTGCTGGAGAACCTGCCCGGCGTGGATCCCAACAACGAGGCCATCCGCAACGCCATGGGCTCGCTGGCCTCGCAGGCGCACCGCGAGCAGGGCCGCGAGCCGCGGGAGCAGCGGGAGCCGCACCGCGGCGACAGGAAGGACGAGGAGAAGAAGTGAGAGACGCGGAACCCCGGGAATTGCGGAGATAAATATGGAATTAAAGGCATCTCTTGGGAATGGTGGGAATAAAGGAGTTCTTTGGGAGTCACGGGAGTAATTGAAGGGAGTTTGTTGGGAGCGCAGGGGAGTTGTTGGGTGTTGCGCGAATAATAAAGGGAGTGGAAATGGTTTATTGGGGATGGTGGCAGTGATTGAAGGGGTTGTTGGGAATGGTGGGAATAATTAAAGGAAATTTTTGGGAATCTCAGGAATAATTAAAGGAGGTTTTTTTGGGAGTTCCAGGAATAATTAAAGGAAATTTTTGGGAATTCCAGGAAtaattaaaggaattttttggGAATCTCAGGAATAATTAGAGGAGGTTTTTTTGGGAGTTCCAGGAATAATTAAAGGAGTTTCTTGGGAATTGCGGGAATAATTAAAGGAAATTTCTTGGGAATTCCAGGAATaattaaaggaaattttttGGAATCTCAGGAATAACTAAAACAGGTTTTTGGGAGTTCCAGGAATAATTAAAGGAAATTTGTGGGAATTCCAGGAAtaattaaaggaattttttggGAATCTCAGGAATAATTAAAGGAGGTTTTTTTGGGAGTTCCAGGAATaattaaaggaaattttttgggaattccaggaataataaaaggaattttttagGAGTGACGGGAATAATTAAAGGAGTTTCTTGGGAATTCCAGGAATACTTAAAGGAATTTTCTGGGAGTTCCGGGAATAATTAAAGGAGTTTTTTGAGAGTTCCGTGAATAATGAAAGGAGTTTCTTGGGAATGGCGGGGAGTTCTTGGGAATAATTCGAGGAATTCCTAGGAAGTTGTGGGAATgattaaaggaatttttttgggAATTGGAATAATTAAAGGCATTTCTTGGGAATGGCAGGGATTTCTTGGGAATTGTGGGAATGATAAAAGGAATTTCGTGGGGATTGTGGGAATAAGTAAAGGAGTTTCTTAGAAATGGAAGTAAATTATTGGGAACAGTGGGAATAATTAAAGGGGTTTCTTGGGAATGGCGGGGAGTTCTTGGGAATGATTAAGGGGATGTCTTGGGAATTGTGGGAGTGATTATAGGAGTTTCTTGAGAATGGAAAGTTATTGGGAATTGTGGGAATAATTAAATGGATTTCTTGGGAATTCCCGGCATGAATAAAGGGATTTCTGGGGAGATTGGAAGGGATTCCCTGCGCTGGGGTTTCTGGGAGCGGAATTCCCGGGAATTCCCAGGAATTCGGGATTTGGGAATTCCCGCAGCGGCTCCCGGCATCCCCCGCGCGCTGTTTACCGTGAGACtgaggggcggggcggggctgcTGATTGGCAGTAGGGTAGACCAATCAGGGAGCGGAAGGAGCGGATGTTGTCATTCTGGCGGCAAATAATATAGGGAGGAAGGCGGGGTTAAATACGAGTGGCAGCTCTGCGGACCAATGAGCGACGAGAATTGGCTTGGCGGGATTTTGGACACGCCAGCCAATGGGAAGCGAGGAAACAGAGGCGGGCTTGAGTGACAGTGGTAGCCACCAATGGCATCGCGCAACATGCGGACATGGGCGAGACCTTCCCTCAGACGCCTCCGTGAGTGACAGCGCTGGCAGCGAATGGGAGGAGGACGTTGAGGCCATTTCGGGCCCGGCCTGGGCGGGTTCTGGTGCTGAGGGACGAATCCCGCGCCCAATGGGAGCCCCCGGCCGGGAGCCGCCGCCATGGACGGTCCCCGAGGCCGATGGCGGCCGGAACTCGTTCTTGATAAACAGCGCGCTTTGACCAATGAAAAAAGCGAGATGAGGCGGGGGGTTAATTGATAAACAGCGCTTTTAACCAATCGGCAGCGAGGTGCGCCAGCGCTGGCAACCAATAGGAAGCGAGGATATCGCGGTGGGCGAGGTTTTGCGAGTTGAATGACACCCGCGCTTCCCAATCAACACGCCCGGCGTGGGGCGGGTCCCTCTTAGCCAATGGGGAGTGCGGACGGCCGCGTTTACCATTGAGTGACAGCGGAATCAACCAATCAGAATGTGGATTTTGACGAGTGACGGGCCGTGCAGCGAATGAGAAAGCGCGGTGAGGGCGGGAACGCGCGGTGCGagcggccggcggggcgggggggccAAGCAGGAAGTGGCGGAGGGGAAGCGGCGCCGCTGAGGGGCCCGAGCGGGACCGGGATCGGAACCGGGATCGGGATCAGGAGTTGGGAACGGGAGCCGGGA encodes:
- the PSMD4 gene encoding 26S proteasome non-ATPase regulatory subunit 4 encodes the protein MVLESTMVCVDNSEYMRNGDFLPTRLQAQQDAVNIVCHSKTRSNPENNVGLITLANNCEVLTTLTPDTGRILSKLHTVQPKGKITFGTGIRVAHLALKHRQGKNHKMRIIAFVGSPVHDSDKDLVKLAKRLKKEKVNVDIINFGEEEANTEKLTAFITALNGKDGSGSHLVTVPPGPSLADALISSPILAGEGGAMLGLGASDFEFGVDPSADPELALALRVSMEEQRQRQEEEARRAAAASAAEAGIGATGGDESDEALLKMTIGQPDFGRAGLPDLSSMSEEEQIAYAMQMSLQGAEFAQAEAAEVDSGAAMDTSEPAKEEDDYDVMQDPEFLQSVLENLPGVDPNNEAIRNAMGSLASQAHREQGREPREQREPHRGDRKDEEKK